The genomic DNA ATCCTTGGAATTGATTTAACAGATTAGTTTGCGCAGACAGCCACCCTTCCAAGGATAGTCCTTGGAGTGGTTATTTTGAGTTTGCTATAAGTTTATATAGAGCGTCCAGAACTTCTTTTTCCGGCTTGTAGTCTTCGACAAACTTTTCGTAGTCCCCACCTTCAAATAGCTCGAAAACTTTATGCTGCTTAACCCAATCTACCATCCATCCCCGAGTATAGTATGGCCAAGATGAATATGGCCAACTTTTATATTCTTTAGGGTTAAGATGGATATATCGAGAAATGTGCAACAAATAAGGTTCATTCGTTATCTTGGAGGCCTTATACGGACCTTGAAACAAGTGCCCAATCCTCCTATGTCTTTTATTGAAATACTTTGTATAGCTGGTGACAAGGCTTCGCATAAAGCTTTCCATCGCTTTTATACTATCGTTTTGAGCTATCATTAAATGAAAATGGTTAGGCATTAAACAAAAAGCAATTAAATCAACCTCTCCGTTATAGTTTGGGTACCTTCTTTTTCGATCATCTACGTTGGTATTCTTTCCCAAATACCTCTGAAGTAGCATTAGGAAGTATTTATAGTCATGTTCGTCAATAAATATTCGCCGTCTATTAACCCCACGATTATAGATATGGTAATAAGAGTCTGTGTCGTAAAACTTAATCACATTCCTACTTGGCATTGCTTTACTATACCACAACAACCCCTACTCTCGCTCTCCAAGTTACACTCCAAGGACTATCCTTGGAGTAATCAATATTTGTGTGAATTTATCTGTTAAATCTTTTCCAAGGATAGTCCTTGGAGCGGCAACTTGGAACGGTAGTTGCTGGTAATTTATTAGCGCTGTTCGGTGGCAAATGGCTGGGAAAGTGAGCGGTTGAAAGTGCGACCATGGCGTAGCTGTTGGACTACCTGCGTAGCTTTATGTACGTCAGTTTTGAAAGTTATACTCCCTGATGTATTCTCTATCTGGATCACTCTGAAATATACGTTGTAGTTCGATCCTTCCGTCTCAAAATATTCAGATATTGTGCCTCCGGGCATACCGTTGAGTTTGCAACTTGAACTGGAACAAGAAGACGAAGAGTTGTCGGTCGCCACATCCTCCCAGGCGTTAGTAGTGCCAAAGCGATAAATCTGTAACTTTAGATCCCCCGCTGTGCCAGCAGTATTAGGTGGATAGTCAGTTAGCCCAGTCCAGGCAAGAGTTGGAGCTGTTGAGTTGTTACTAAATCTAGCTTTTTGCATCACCATTGGTCTTTCATACACACCTGCGACCATTGTTTCATAGCCGCCATCTTCCTTAAGAGCACCACACAATCCGAGCATATCAAGCACTCCACTACAAGGATGGCTAGCTGGAGTAGCAGATGGTTGACCATTGCTCAAAACATAGCGACCTGAAGAGCGAATTGCATTCCTAGGAGCCGCAATGTTAACTGTAGAAAATGTTGGAGCAACGTTCTGGGTTTTATA from Candidatus Saccharibacteria bacterium includes the following:
- a CDS encoding transposase, whose translation is MPSRNVIKFYDTDSYYHIYNRGVNRRRIFIDEHDYKYFLMLLQRYLGKNTNVDDRKRRYPNYNGEVDLIAFCLMPNHFHLMIAQNDSIKAMESFMRSLVTSYTKYFNKRHRRIGHLFQGPYKASKITNEPYLLHISRYIHLNPKEYKSWPYSSWPYYTRGWMVDWVKQHKVFELFEGGDYEKFVEDYKPEKEVLDALYKLIANSK